Within the Vibrio sp. DW001 genome, the region ACCTCGTCACCGCGCTAACGGCAGGAGGGCCGGGGTATTCGTCTGATCTCCCCGCACTCTTTATGTACGCACATTCATTCACTCGGGGTCAAATCGGGTTAGGTGCCGCCAGTGCCATGATGATGTTGGCAGGAATTTTAGCCATTTTGGTTCCTTATCTCTATTCAGAACTTAGGGAGAAGAAATCATGAGTACTAAATTTAATTTTGGCAGAATTTTTATCTACACCGTTCTCCTCTTCTTCTGTGTTATCTATTTAATGCCATTGTTCGTAATGGTTACAACATCACTTAAAACGCTACCCGATATCAAGGCAGGTAATTTACTTTCATTGCCTACCGAGTGGGTATTTGACGCGTGGTCAAAAGCATGGAGTAGTGCTTGTACGGGTGTGAAATGTGAAGGCGTTCAAGGCTATTTCTGGAACTCCTTCCAGATGGTCATTCCTGCTGTTGCACTGTCCACTTTGTTAGGTGCATTTAACGGCTATATCATCAGTAAATGGCAATTCAGAGGGTCAAACTTCTTCTTTAGCGCCATGTTGTTTGGTTGCTTTATCCCTTTTCAGGTTGTTCTATTACCCATGGCGACAACACTTGGCAAACTCGGTTTAGCAAATACGACGATCGGTCTTGTGCTTGTTCATGTTATCTACGGATTGGCGTTTACTACTCTGTTCTTCAGAAACTTTTATGTCGGTATTCCGGATGAATTAGTCAAAGCAGCCAAGCTAGATGGGGCAGGTTTTTTCACTATCTTCTTTAAGATTATGCTGCCGTTATCGACACCGATCATCATGGTCACCGTCATCTGGCAGTTCACTTCTATCTGGAATGATTTCTTGTTCGGCGTGGTGTATTCAGGTTCAGATACGCAGCCCATCACGGTCGCGCTTAACAACTTAGTTAACACCAGTACTGGTATTAAGGAATACAACGTTGATATGGCTGGTGCCATTATCGCCGCCTTACCAACCTTAGTGGTGTATGTATTAGCTGGTAAATATTTTGTTCGTGGTTTAACCGCCGGATCAGTAAAAGGATAATAAAAATGGCAACACTAGATTTAAAACAGATCCGTAAGACATACCGAAACGCGGAAGTAGAAACCTTGAAAGGTATCGATATCAGTATCGATGATGGCGAGTTTCTCATATTGGTTGGCCCATCAGGTTGTGGTAAATCCACGTTAATGAACACCATTGCTGGCTTAGAAGATATTAATTCCGGCCAGATCCTTATCGACGGTGTTGACGTGTCTAACGTTGAACCAAAAGATAGAGATATCGCCATGGTATTCCAATCCTATGCTCTTTACCCAAATATGACGGTAGAAGGTAATATTGCATTTGGTTTAAAGATCCGG harbors:
- a CDS encoding carbohydrate ABC transporter permease, with the translated sequence MSTKFNFGRIFIYTVLLFFCVIYLMPLFVMVTTSLKTLPDIKAGNLLSLPTEWVFDAWSKAWSSACTGVKCEGVQGYFWNSFQMVIPAVALSTLLGAFNGYIISKWQFRGSNFFFSAMLFGCFIPFQVVLLPMATTLGKLGLANTTIGLVLVHVIYGLAFTTLFFRNFYVGIPDELVKAAKLDGAGFFTIFFKIMLPLSTPIIMVTVIWQFTSIWNDFLFGVVYSGSDTQPITVALNNLVNTSTGIKEYNVDMAGAIIAALPTLVVYVLAGKYFVRGLTAGSVKG